From the genome of Prunus persica cultivar Lovell chromosome G8, Prunus_persica_NCBIv2, whole genome shotgun sequence:
aagttctctttttcttcaagtgCATTAGGTAATAGTTTGTGAGTTGTCAAAGCTAAATGGGTAGGAAACTGAATAGCTTTTAGGACTAACCACATTTTATTCCATTGAGGTTTAGGTGCCATATCAAAATACACTCtaaagtttcaatttcatcaatttgatACTCaatgtttttaaatttgaccAAATTACGACTTCTATCAACTTCACCGTTAGATTGTTTGTTAAATTGGTAACGTGGTGAGTGTGGTACCCactttgatgatgatgtgtaaaaaaactataaaatatttgttaaaatattataaaattaaatttgtttaaaaaataaaaacccaacatCAACAATTTTTCGCCGACCcactctctcattctctccttCTTTTCCTATCTCTCCGGTCGCTGACTGACCCCatatctcttctctctttgagCCCATAACCAAAGGCGGACCTAAGGCTAGGCTGGACTGGGCTCCAGCCTAGGGAAACATTTATGAAATATTAAACATGGTCTTATTATTATAGGTTTATTCctattcaaataaatattagCTCATTGCACCAAATAAATATAGCCCACACAtgcattgtttttctttttttaataaattaataatagcTCAGTCctctatttaaaataagccCACTCTTGAAGCATATAGGAAATAATAAACgtcaatccaatccaaacctATGTAAATTTGATTAGAAGCAGAACTCACGCTAAGGCTCTATCAACTTGAGCTACTCTAATCGTACTGATATTGGGCTACGCCCACATAGAGCAaacatcaaaaaatttcttctagCCACCCAAAACACCATATATGAACCTTAAGAACCTAGAGGAAATAGCTCTCCTCCTCTAAAAATTGTACCAACCTATCTTGAGTGGGTTCTTCAATCTTGGTaagtttaaatatatatatatatatatatattcaatttcaattttaattgttgttgttaagtttttatgatttagggtttgagtgaaaacttttggagattgttgatatatgttttatttttgcaacttgaattattaattagcatatatgatttttaatGTCTAGTATTTTTGGGGAATCAACTTATTGTATCTTGTTGATAAAGCAAAAAATGCATCTAATAGAGAGCAAATGACcattttttaaagatttttgaTAAGGTTAGTTTTGTACGAGAACCTTTTTTTGAGATTgtttggtatttatttatattttgtacttCTTTGTGTTATATTTGCTCGTATTGTGgctttgtttgatttataaaattttatttacatttttgttttaagagaaaaaagtcttataatatatctcctctataaaaaaaattttagcCTACCCCTATAAAAATTCATGAATCCGCCGTTGCCCACAACAATGGTGTCACTAttgtctttcttcttcatcttcttcacctTCACGAACCTCTGTAACTCCCAACGACCCACTACCGAAGACTACCTCCAGCTCCCACTTCTCCACAAGCAACCCTTCTCTTCCCCTTCACAAGCCCTCTCCTACAACACCTACCACATCTCCCTCCTCCACGCTCGCCACCACAATATCAAAACCCCCTGTCGTTTCCAGCACCTCCACAGACTCTGGCCAGTACTTTGTTGATCTCCTCCTCAGAACCCCACCATAGAGCCTCTTTCTTGTCGCAGATATGGGCAGTGGTCTAGTGTGGCTCACCAGCACCAACTGCTCCAATCATGACCCTAGTTCGAATTTCCTCGCCAATCACTCCTCCACATTCTCACCCTACCATTGCTATGATTCTACATGCACACACGTCTGCCAACACAGCTCAAGTATCTAAAACCGCACCCGGCTCCAGAGCCTGTGTCGTTATGAGTACTCCTACTCCGACAGGTCCTCAAATTCTCCAAAGAAACAACGACATTGAAAACTAGCTTCGAGAGACAAACCCAACTGACAAACCAGTAGATATGGGGGTGGGTAAGCAATGGGAGAGAGAGGCCGACGTTGAATAAGAGCATTTTTCTGTAGTTTTGGTCTCGAGAAAAAACGGGCAGAAACTTGAGCCCTCatatttttacatattttGTCTCGTGACAAAATTGGTAGAAATTTGAGCCCATACATTTTTGCAGATTTGGTCTCAAGACAAAAAGGTGGACTCTTGGGTCAGATGATTAAATATCATATTAAACTTATCCTTTTACAGCTTATCTAGATGTCTTTAAATAGCCAACTTATTAGAGAAGTGTTCGGGCCTACACGCGGCACACCCAGTCCGAATATCAAAAGTCCATGCCAAAAATACACACTCAGCCCAATACTGGAAACCCAGAATAAATTAAGCAATCTCAGGACCCAAGCATATTGGGCTTTGCATCGAAGTTGAATTCAAGAGCCCAAATCCAAAAAGGCCCAGCCCAACATCTGTCACTTGGgccttttaaaagaaaaaaaggggaaaaaaaagaaaagagcaaTCAGTCCATAGctccagaaaaataaaaaaggcttagcatgattaaaaaagaagaagaagcacaaaaggAAACAGACCCACgtgaatctttttttttttttacttaggAAATTCAGCAATTTCAATTGGGTTGATAAGGAGTTGACAAAGGCAGGCGAAAAGAAGGGACGTCTCTGAATCTCTGCCACCATAAGATCAAATCCCTTTTATATATTCAAAGATATTGCTTCTACTCCACAGAAGGCACCATCTTTCAGGGGATATGCAGATTGTGTTTTCTAAAAATAGATAAGCAGAAAACGAGGAGTTgttcaaaattggaaaatcaaactaacaaTCACAGTTCGAGCTCTCACAGGGGACAGTTGGAATTAAAAAGGGGTTAGGTTCTCTttcaaaaaatagagaagTGATTGTCTTAAGAACTGACTATTGAAGGCTTATTTGCCAGAACCGATAAAACCCCCtttctttgcatttaaaaagaaagatcttttgagaaattttgccgcccattattaaaagaaataaacccCACTCCAAAgtatttcttataaatataggAGAAGGTGAACAGGGTAGAAGacggacaaaaaaaaaaacaatcaatcaaacaaccaaaaatcagtcgaaagacaaaaactcaaaatgatcacttgatctctgagaaccttcaaacaaactaaagcaaccaaaagctcatttgagCCACAAAAGAAGCCAGCTACAAATAAGAACTTCTAGTTCATACCtagagaaataagtcattcaaaaagagatttctctcgttacgAATTTGGTTCAGCAGAAACCAAAACAAGCAAAGTTCaggtttttacaaatatgaaaacctcaacaaatttgtggagagccctgatcaagAAGAACAGACATCACAATGTAATCCCAGCTCAGTAATCCTTGAATCCAGCCACTTATACTCCCTTCAGACTGAAGAGGCTGCAATTCTGTCTgttcaaaaagccttccagggtttgaaatagattaaagctctgcctaACTCAAACGTTGGTTTCGATTTATAGCTGAAACTCGACTGTTGAAGTTGCTGACAGTCCAGTCCAGCACAagcatacccagtccagcccgaaTCAGACACTTCTGTCCAGACAGAAATGGAAGTCCAgccttctttttgtctttctagagttgattttttACTGTAGAGTTTTGTAAAAGTCAGTTCCACCTGAAAACAGTCTATTTTCTCACTATCCATTATGGCCAGAACTATCAACattgtactgtgaaaaattatgaattcttCACCAGTCTGAAgcaggaaaagaacttacttgggagatattcttcacccaaattcacaattgtttatttagaaatcagtaacttggggcgcaagtcatctatttttaagaagtctactaggatttttattgctagcagtggcacgctcgcacactaaagaaagttgacttgttgaccagtcaatggtttttAAGGCAATGGAAAATTTTACCATTCCATCACAGGATAAAACACAAAACGGGTCTATTTGAGATAAATAGAACAAATATAGTTTGCCAGAGTTCAAAATCCAAGTGCCTGGCTGTTGAATTGTTGATAGTTGTATCTTGGGGACGGAAACTTGAAGAACTGCAAGGCACGGGTGTAGGGCCTAAATTCTGTCTGTGGACATTGCATTTGCAAGCCTCTATCAATTAGTTtactttgttttcttattttatatttgcattataattttgttcatttatataatttgattCATATTACACTTCTTTTGGAATAATTCTTTAAACTGATTGTTCTCTAACAATCACAAACAGAATTTTAATGGAACAAGCAAGCGGTGTGAACTCTGAAAAATCCTCTCATACCGAGAAGCTAGAAAAGTTCAAAGAGGGAGACTTCAAACGATGGCAACATAAAATGTTATTTTATCTAACAACATTAAATATGGCGCACATTGTGATTGGAGATGCTCCTAAGGCAGATGGAGATGATATACTTGTAGAAAAACTTAGTGCAATAGATGCTTGGAAGCATAGCGAGTATCTATGTAGAAATTATATCCTGAATGCTCTTGATGATACATTGTATGATGTGTATGCAGTGTGTAATACTGCCAAAGAACTTTGGGAATCGttggaaagaaaatataaaactgAAGGCTTAGGTTCTAAGAAATTTGTTGTAGGTAAATTCTTGGACTCCAAAATGGTAGATTCTAAAGCGGTTGTCACTCAAGTAGAGAATCTTCATAAAATTATACATGATATAATTGCAAAAGGCATGAAGATCAATGATCATTTCAAGTTGCAGCAATCATTGAAAAACTGTCACCTCTTTGGAAAGATTTCAAATGCTATCTCAAACATAAGAGAAAGTGTTAGCGAGATTCTAGCttaattatgatatttatttcctagtttattaggactatatttctttcattttgtaCAGGTTTTTGtgtaattaggattttatcatgttttctACTTGAGTTACATCCTTGTACTATAAATACCTtcttttggagaatgaaatacaaCCTGAAACATGTTCTacccatattgtttgacttggcatcaGAGCCAACTTTTTTAATGACCTGTGTGTTGTGCCCATCCGTGTTTTCGCtccatatttttttctctacctATGCCGTGTGTGCCCTCTTGggtttgtgtgttgtgttgtagTGTTCGTGCCTCTACTGTGTTCATGCCACTCATGTCTTCGTGCATCTGTCATATTTGTACCTTTGCTGCATTCCGCTGTGTACTATGCTATGTTTGTGCATTTACCCTATTTGTGCTTCTGCCGTGTTCCATTGTATACTTTACTGCGATCTGTTGAGTTTCTGTTGCAATCATGGTTGATAATTCCATTGTTggtgttgttgctgctgtCTCTGTAAATTTGAGTGTTTCTGACTCTATTCCAAGTACTAGCTCCAATACTTGGATAATTGGCAATGGTGcttctgatcatatgacttATGATGCTAAATTTTTTCATGACTTGTCTAGTAACACTCGTGACCCATATATAACTAGTGCTAATGGCTTGCCTTCTCCAATTACTGGCGAGGGCACAATCTTTCTCACTCCTACTCTATCCTTGTCTCGTGCGCTACTAGTTCCCAATATCCATTGTAACTTGTTATCTGTTTGTCGATTACTTGATACACTTAATGCTTCTGCTACTTTCTATCCTATGCATTGCTCTTTTCAGGATCTCAAGACTCACGAGACGATTGGGCATGGTAAACGGATATGGGGGTTGTATTATTTGACATTGCCTTCTGTATCAGTTCGTGATCGTGTCGTTAATACTGTTCAAAGTTGCAGTGCcaaagacaaacaacaaatttggttatggcatcGTCGCTTGGGACACCCGTCATTTGGCTATCTTAAGTGTCTGTTTCCATCTTTATTTTAATCTTGTAATGAGTCCAGTTTAAGTGTGAAacatgtattttggccaagagccATCGCACTGTGTTGCCTTCCCGAGAGCAGTATCTTCAAACACGTCATTCTCCAATTCCAGTCCAAGATTCTCCACTCCAAGACTCTCCAATTCACATACCCAAATTTAATCATACCATACTTTATTTGGAGACCTTTGCTCCAGTGGCAAAGTTCAATACTGTGCGTGTACTATTGTCCCTGTCTGCTAACCACGACTAGCCCTTATTACAATTCAATGGTCAAAAATGCATGTCTACATGGTGACCCCAAAGAGGAGATTTAGATAGATCTCCCTCCTGGTATTCCTGTAACCTCTAAGGAGGGTGTTGTGTGTAAGCTGCATAAATctttatatggattgaagtagTCTCCAAGAGCGTGGTTTGGGAGATTTGCAGCatctatgaagaaatttggatatgtgCAGAGTAACTCAGACCATACTTTGTTTTAAAGCGTCATAAAAGTAAATTGAcaactttaattatttatattgatgatatgattgtgaTTGGAGATGATAAGGCAGAAAAGCAAAATCTTCAGAAGTATCTGGCTTCCGAGTTTGAGATAAAGTCATTGGGTGATTTGAAGTACTTTCTTGGGATTGAAATTGTCAGATCTAAACATGGTATCTTTCTGTCTCAAAGAATgtatattttggatttactTGTAGAGACTGGAATGTTGGATTGTAAACCAATTGATGCCCTTAGTGAACAGAATCATAAGTTGGGGTTGTATCCTGATCAAGTCCCTACAGATAAAGAGCGTTATCAACGACTTGTAgggaaattgatttatttatctcATACACGTCTTGATATTGCATATACAGTGAATGTAGtgagtcagtttatgcattaTTCTAGTGAAGATCGTATGAGTGCTGTGATACGCATTTTGAGGTATCTGAAAGTAAATCCTAAAAATGGGTTAATGTTTTGCAAGTATGGTCATACATATGTGGAAGGGTATACGGATGCTGATTGGGTTGGTTCAGTCACTGATAGACGTTCTACGTTTGGGTATTTCACATTTGTTGGTAGTAATCTTGTTACTTGGAGGAGCAAAAAGTGGTGTCTAGGTCTAGTCCTGAGGCCGAGTACCGTGGGATGTCTCAAGGTGTGTGCGAGTTACTATGGTTGAGAAGATTGTTCAGAGATCTTGAGTTTGGACCCTAGAAACCCATGAATTtgtattgtgataataaagttgcaattgcaattgcaattgcgCATAACCTTGTGCAACATGATCGTACAAAGCACGTGGAGGTTGATCGACATTTTGTTAAAGAGAAGTTGGATGctgaaattatttattttttgtttatatcaTCCGAGTATCAACTGGCAGATGTTCTTACGAAAACTATATCTACTACGGTCTTTCTCAACTCgcttgacaagttgggcatgCGTGACAtctttgctccaacttgagAGGGAGTGTTAGCGAGATCCTAGCttaattaggatatttatttcctagtttattaggattatttttctttccttttgtacAGATATTGTGTAATTAAGATTTTATCTTGTTTCCTTGTTTGACCTTACTAGGGTTACATCCTTGTACTATAAATACTTtcttttggagaatgaaatacaacctgaaaaatattctacccatattgtttgacttAGGGTATGTGCAGAGTAACTTAGAAAAATACAATGGAGGATCTAGTTGTAAGGTTGAGAATAGAGGAAGATAACAAAAATAGTGAGAAGGGTAGAGTGGTTTTAATGGAAGCCAAAGCAAACATTATGGAAGGCAATTCTTTGAAGCCGAAAGGAAACTCTCAGAAGTCTAAGAAGTTTAACAAGAATTTTCATAGAGCAAAAGGCAAAGACTTTAAACGAATCAAAGGAAGTTGATGGGTCTGTGGTAAAGCTGGACACAAGGCACATGCATGTAGTCATAGAAGGGACTAGGAATCTTGCAAACTTCAACTCTAACAACAGAAACCAGAATCAGACTAATGTCACTGAAGATATGCTTACTGCTGTAGGGTTTGAAACCAATGTGGTTTCATATACTAGTGACTGGTGGATTGACACAGGAGCAACCAGACGCATATGTGGTAATAGAAACTAGTTTTCTACTTACCAATAGGTTGAAGATGCAGAAAAATTGTTCATGGGAAATGCTTATGAGTCTGCTTTAGTTGGAAGGGGGAATGTGGTTATGAAATTTACTTATGGAAGGAATTAATTCTCCTTAATGTGCTGCATATTCTAGAAATTAGGAAAAACTTAGTTTCTTGACCAATCTTGAGCAAAAATGGATTCAAACTTGTATTTG
Proteins encoded in this window:
- the LOC109950864 gene encoding uncharacterized protein LOC109950864, with amino-acid sequence MIVIGDDKAEKQNLQKYLASEFEIKSLGDLKYFLGIEIVRSKHGIFLSQRMYILDLLVETGMLDCKPIDALSEQNHKLGLYPDQVPTDKERYQRLVGKLIYLSHTRLDIAYTVNVVSQFMHYSSEDRMSAVIRILRYLKVNPKNGLMFCKYGHTYVEGYTDADWVGSVTDRRSTFGYFTFVGSNLVTWRSKKWCLGLVLRPSTVGCLKVCASYYG